A single region of the bacterium genome encodes:
- a CDS encoding aldo/keto reductase, producing MYTSYGKTGLMISRLAFGGMRFAEPKNVQKMAEVVLAAHEAGITYFDTAPGYCADMSEDIVGAAVRQMRSSGLPFYLSSKTNKPSAEGVRADLERTLQRLGVDSLDFYHCWYILSLEGWESRKRGGAVDELLKAKQEGLVKHLVFSTHLPGEDIRVILDENIFEGVTLGYNAINFPYREAAVKAAGQAGIGLVVMNPLGGGTIVENPGSFGFIRSSGKESMLQAALGFLWRHPQITAALVGFRSLEDVASAVEAWRSWDPSAPRPDLETVKDQIQVSFDSLCTSCRYCRDCPQEIEVHKFMESYNHMVLKQGESLYDRLKWHHGLDDLSQLDRCTECGSCEAACPQHLPILERFEAIRKAYTQPGA from the coding sequence ATGTACACCTCCTACGGTAAGACCGGGCTTATGATAAGCCGGCTGGCTTTCGGCGGGATGCGTTTCGCCGAGCCGAAAAACGTGCAGAAAATGGCCGAGGTGGTGCTGGCCGCCCACGAGGCCGGGATCACCTATTTCGACACCGCGCCGGGCTACTGCGCCGACATGAGCGAGGACATAGTCGGGGCGGCGGTGCGGCAGATGCGCAGCAGTGGACTGCCGTTCTACCTGTCGTCCAAGACCAACAAGCCCAGCGCCGAGGGCGTGCGCGCCGACCTTGAGCGCACGCTCCAGCGACTGGGCGTGGACAGCCTGGATTTCTACCACTGCTGGTACATCCTGAGCCTGGAGGGCTGGGAGTCGCGCAAGCGCGGCGGCGCGGTGGACGAGCTTTTGAAGGCGAAGCAGGAGGGCCTGGTCAAGCACCTGGTGTTCAGCACCCACCTTCCGGGCGAGGACATCCGGGTTATCCTGGACGAGAACATCTTCGAGGGCGTCACCCTGGGCTACAACGCGATCAATTTCCCCTACCGCGAGGCGGCGGTCAAGGCGGCCGGGCAGGCCGGGATCGGCCTGGTGGTGATGAACCCGCTGGGCGGCGGCACGATTGTTGAGAACCCCGGCTCTTTCGGGTTCATCCGCAGCAGCGGGAAAGAGAGCATGCTCCAGGCGGCCCTGGGCTTCCTCTGGCGTCACCCGCAGATCACGGCGGCCCTGGTGGGTTTCCGCTCGCTGGAGGATGTGGCCAGCGCGGTCGAGGCCTGGCGCTCCTGGGACCCGTCCGCTCCGCGGCCCGACCTTGAGACGGTCAAGGATCAGATCCAGGTCTCTTTCGACAGCCTCTGCACCAGTTGCCGCTACTGCCGCGACTGCCCGCAGGAAATCGAGGTCCACAAGTTCATGGAATCCTACAACCACATGGTGCTTAAACAGGGCGAGAGCCTGTACGACCGTCTGAAATGGCACCACGGGCTGGATGACCTGAGCCAGCTCGATCGCTGCACGGAGTGCGGCTCCTGCGAGGCGGCCTGCCCGCAGCACCTGCCCATCCTGGAGCGTTTCGAGGCTATCCGCAAGGCCTACACGCAGCCGGGGGCTTGA